In Caldisericia bacterium, the following proteins share a genomic window:
- a CDS encoding M50 family metallopeptidase, translated as MYIIYAIIALSIAAIAHEFGHYLAAKKGGMQVEEFSIGFGPKIFSYTKNETLFSLRIIPFLAYVKVKGMDDKLDTPDGYYKKPLKSRFLTIVGGPVANILLALIIFIILFSTFGDFNNLSTTIYSVQEASPAYQVGLKKGDKILFINDKEIKTWDDVRNEIQNSNGNEIKIVVKRGEEKLNFIVKPIKEGDRWVIGIISGFEKLNFLEAIYFSFKEVLRVMLLFLSSIRLLITGKATGGVVGPVGIVQVASNIGKSAGIFGIIWFSAILNILLALTNLLPIPALDGGRVPFLIYEWITKKRVPPEKENLVHLIGFIFLLGLLFLVTFFDILRWIK; from the coding sequence TTGTATATAATTTACGCAATAATTGCTTTGTCAATTGCAGCAATTGCACATGAATTTGGTCATTATTTAGCAGCCAAAAAAGGTGGAATGCAAGTTGAAGAGTTTAGTATTGGTTTTGGACCAAAAATCTTTTCTTATACAAAAAATGAGACACTATTTTCTTTAAGGATTATTCCTTTTCTTGCATATGTAAAGGTAAAAGGAATGGATGATAAGTTAGATACTCCAGATGGATATTACAAAAAACCACTTAAAAGTAGATTTTTAACAATTGTTGGTGGTCCTGTTGCAAACATTTTACTTGCATTGATTATCTTTATAATTTTATTTTCAACTTTTGGAGATTTTAATAATCTTTCAACAACAATATACTCTGTTCAAGAAGCTTCACCTGCTTATCAAGTTGGGTTAAAGAAAGGGGATAAAATTTTATTTATTAATGATAAAGAGATAAAAACATGGGATGATGTAAGAAATGAAATTCAGAATAGTAATGGAAATGAGATAAAGATTGTTGTAAAAAGAGGAGAAGAAAAATTAAATTTTATAGTGAAACCTATTAAAGAAGGAGATAGATGGGTAATTGGAATTATAAGTGGTTTTGAAAAACTAAACTTTCTTGAAGCAATATATTTTTCATTTAAAGAAGTTTTAAGAGTTATGCTTCTATTTTTATCTTCAATTAGATTACTTATCACAGGTAAGGCAACTGGAGGGGTAGTTGGACCTGTTGGTATAGTTCAAGTTGCTTCAAACATTGGAAAATCAGCTGGAATTTTTGGAATAATTTGGTTTTCAGCAATCTTAAATATTTTACTTGCACTAACAAATCTTCTTCCCATACCAGCTCTAGATGGAGGAAGAGTTCCATTTCTCATTTATGAATGGATAACAAAAAAAAGAGTACCACCAGAAAAAGAAAATTTAGTTCATTTAATTGGCTTTATATTTTTGCTTGGACTTCTCTTTCTTGTAACATTCTTTGATATTTTAAGATGGATAAAATAA